The nucleotide sequence CTTCAAGGTGCCCGGCCTCACCGGCGGCGCCATCACCGCCGACCCGGCCTGCGTCGAGCACATACTCAAGGCCAACTTTGCGAACTACCCCAAGGGCGAGCTCCAGGTCTCCATGCTCGACGACTTCCTCGGCCACGGCATATTCAACTCCGACGGCGAGCAGTGGCTGTGGCAGCGGAAGGCCGCCAGCTACGAGTTCAACAAGCGCTCGCTGAGGAACTTCGTGGTGGACGCCGTCCGCTTCGAGGTCGTCGAGCGGCTGCTGCCGCTGCTGGACCGCGCGGGGCGCGACGGGCGGACGCTGGACGTGCAGGACGTGCTGGAGCGCTTCGCGTTCGACAACATCTGCCGCGTGGCCTTCGGCGAGGACCCGGCCTGCCTCGCCGAGGAGGGCATGGCCGCGCCCCAGAGCGCCGAGTTCATGGCCGCCTTCAACGACGCGCAGAACGCCGTGATGGCCCGGTTCATGTCGCCCGCCAAGTGGCTGTGGCGCGTCAAGAGGCTGCTGGGCATGGAGCCGGAGAGGCGGATGCGCTCGGCGCTCGCCACCATCCACGGCTACGCCGACAAGATCGTCCGCGAGCGCaaggagagaggggaggctgctGGGCTGGTGAGCCGGGAGGACTTCCTATCGCGCTTCGCCGCGGCCGGCGAGCACAACGACGAGAGCCTCCGCGACGTGGTCACCAACTTCATCCTCGCCGGCCGCGACACGACCTCGTCCGCGCTGACCTGGTTCTTCTGGCTGGTGTCCACGCGGCCCGACGTGGAGGACAAGATCCTGCGCGAGGTCCGCGCGGTGCGCGCGTCGGGCGGCGGCGCAGCGTCGACTCC is from Triticum aestivum cultivar Chinese Spring chromosome 3A, IWGSC CS RefSeq v2.1, whole genome shotgun sequence and encodes:
- the LOC123058696 gene encoding cytochrome P450 94C1-like gives rise to the protein MQASPTHTLAFKVPGLTGGAITADPACVEHILKANFANYPKGELQVSMLDDFLGHGIFNSDGEQWLWQRKAASYEFNKRSLRNFVVDAVRFEVVERLLPLLDRAGRDGRTLDVQDVLERFAFDNICRVAFGEDPACLAEEGMAAPQSAEFMAAFNDAQNAVMARFMSPAKWLWRVKRLLGMEPERRMRSALATIHGYADKIVRERKERGEAAGLVSREDFLSRFAAAGEHNDESLRDVVTNFILAGRDTTSSALTWFFWLVSTRPDVEDKILREVRAVRASGGGAASTPSLDELREMHYLHAAITESMRLYPPVPADTHSCKEDDFLPDGTFVGKGWLMTYCAFAMARLEGVWGKDCEEFRPERWLDEEGAFRAESPFKYAVFHAGPRMCLGKEMAYIQMKSIAACVLERFSLRYAGGEGHPRLIMSLTLRMGGGLPMQVKSRTEVAS